From Streptomyces durmitorensis, a single genomic window includes:
- a CDS encoding NtaA/DmoA family FMN-dependent monooxygenase (This protein belongs to a clade of FMN-dependent monooxygenases, within a broader family of flavin-dependent oxidoreductases, the luciferase-like monooxygenase (LMM) family, some of whose members use coenzyme F420 rather than FMN.), protein MSKSPDKPLKQIHLAAHFPGVNNTTVWSDPEAGSHIEFSSFAHFARTAERAKFDFLFLAEGLRLREQGGKIYDLDVVGRPDTFAVLTALAAVTEHLGLTGTINSTFNEPYEVARQFASLDHLSGGRAAWNVVTSWDAFTGENFRRGGFLPQEERYSRAKEFLSTANELFDSWRGDEIVADQETGAFLRDARAGAFVHQGQHFDIQGQFNVPRSPQGRPVVFQAGDSDEGREFAAEGADAIFSRYSTLKEGQEFYRDVKGRLARHGRTHDQLLILPAATFVLGDTDAEAEELSREVRRKQVSGATAIKHLEFVWNRDLSAYDPEGPLPDIDPDVGEHTIARGRAQVRMYRDPLATAREWRELAAANKWSIRDLVIETGNRQSFVGSPATVAETINSFVQADASDGFILVPHITPGGLDAFADSVVPLLQERGVFRTEYEGTTLRDHLGLAHPDSGARLPEPDPEPVPIPVPASADH, encoded by the coding sequence ATGAGCAAGTCACCGGACAAACCGCTCAAGCAGATCCACCTCGCGGCACACTTCCCCGGCGTCAACAACACCACCGTATGGAGCGACCCCGAGGCCGGGAGCCACATCGAGTTCAGCTCCTTCGCGCACTTCGCGCGCACCGCCGAGCGCGCCAAGTTCGACTTCCTGTTCCTCGCCGAGGGGCTTCGGCTGCGCGAACAGGGCGGAAAGATATACGACTTGGACGTCGTGGGGCGGCCCGACACCTTCGCCGTCCTCACCGCGCTCGCTGCCGTCACCGAACACCTCGGCCTGACCGGCACCATCAACTCCACCTTCAACGAGCCCTACGAGGTGGCCCGCCAGTTCGCCAGCCTCGACCACCTCTCGGGCGGGCGCGCCGCGTGGAACGTCGTGACCTCCTGGGACGCCTTCACCGGCGAGAACTTCCGGCGCGGCGGATTCCTCCCGCAGGAGGAGCGGTACTCCAGGGCGAAGGAATTCCTCAGTACGGCCAATGAACTGTTCGACTCCTGGCGCGGGGACGAGATCGTCGCCGACCAGGAGACCGGCGCCTTCCTGCGCGACGCGCGGGCGGGAGCCTTTGTCCACCAGGGGCAACACTTCGACATCCAGGGGCAGTTCAACGTCCCGCGCAGCCCTCAGGGGCGACCGGTCGTCTTCCAGGCCGGTGATTCGGACGAGGGGCGCGAGTTCGCGGCCGAGGGCGCGGACGCGATCTTCAGCCGGTACAGCACGCTCAAGGAAGGCCAGGAGTTCTACCGGGACGTCAAGGGCCGCCTGGCCCGCCACGGCCGCACCCACGACCAGCTCCTCATCCTGCCCGCCGCCACCTTCGTCCTCGGTGACACGGATGCCGAGGCGGAGGAGCTCTCGCGTGAGGTGCGGCGCAAGCAGGTCAGCGGTGCCACGGCGATCAAGCACCTGGAGTTCGTCTGGAACCGCGACCTCTCCGCGTACGACCCGGAAGGCCCGCTGCCCGACATCGATCCGGACGTCGGTGAGCACACCATCGCCCGCGGGCGTGCGCAGGTGCGGATGTACCGCGACCCGCTGGCCACCGCGCGGGAGTGGCGAGAGCTCGCTGCCGCGAACAAGTGGTCCATCCGCGACCTCGTCATCGAGACCGGCAACCGCCAGTCCTTCGTCGGCTCCCCGGCCACCGTCGCCGAGACGATCAACTCCTTCGTGCAGGCCGACGCGTCCGACGGCTTCATCCTCGTCCCGCACATCACGCCGGGCGGACTCGACGCCTTCGCGGACAGCGTGGTCCCGCTGCTCCAGGAGCGCGGCGTGTTCCGCACGGAGTACGAGGGAACCACCCTGCGCGACCATCTCGGCCTGGCCCACCCCGACTCCGGGGCGCGCTTGCCCGAGCCTGATCCCGAACCCGTACCCATACCCGTGCCCGCGTCGGCCGACCACTGA
- a CDS encoding LLM class flavin-dependent oxidoreductase, with protein MSAIPLGVLDLVPVSSGSTAAAALHNSIDLARQTERFGYARYWFAEHHLNPGVAGTSPAVVLALTAAATSTIRLGAGAVQLGHRTALSTVEEFGLIDALHPGRLDLGLGRSGGKPPGTPAAAPPTATPVVDGHAPNGLRIPPRFSYEHLLGSPRVALQRKLLQQPHAQSQDYGEQIDDILALLAGTYRSADGIEAHVVPGEGADIEVWILGSSGGQSADVAGRNGLPFAANYHVSPGTVLEAADGYRAAFKPSDVLDEPYVSVSADVVVAEDDETARELAAGYGPWVRSIRTAEGAIPYPTPEEARRHVWTDADRALVEDRTETQFTGSPGRVADQLEQLQEATGADELLITTITHGHADRVRSYELLAEEWRRR; from the coding sequence ATGTCAGCCATCCCACTCGGCGTCCTCGACCTGGTCCCGGTCTCGTCCGGTTCCACGGCGGCCGCCGCACTGCACAACTCCATCGACCTGGCCCGGCAGACCGAGCGATTCGGGTACGCCCGCTACTGGTTCGCCGAGCACCACCTCAACCCGGGCGTGGCCGGCACCTCACCGGCGGTCGTCCTCGCCCTGACCGCCGCCGCGACCTCGACGATCCGGCTCGGCGCGGGCGCGGTACAGCTCGGCCACCGCACAGCTCTGTCCACGGTCGAGGAGTTCGGCCTGATCGACGCGCTGCACCCCGGACGCCTCGACCTGGGCCTCGGCCGCTCCGGCGGCAAGCCGCCCGGCACACCCGCCGCCGCGCCGCCGACCGCGACCCCCGTCGTCGACGGCCACGCACCCAACGGACTGCGGATCCCGCCGCGCTTCTCCTACGAGCATCTGCTGGGCTCGCCCCGCGTCGCCCTCCAGCGCAAGCTGCTCCAGCAGCCGCACGCCCAATCGCAGGACTACGGGGAGCAGATCGACGACATCCTCGCGCTGCTCGCGGGGACGTACCGCTCCGCCGACGGCATCGAAGCGCATGTCGTGCCCGGTGAAGGTGCCGACATCGAGGTGTGGATCCTGGGCAGCAGCGGCGGCCAGAGCGCGGACGTCGCGGGCCGCAACGGCCTGCCTTTCGCGGCGAATTACCACGTCAGTCCGGGGACGGTGCTGGAGGCCGCGGACGGCTACCGCGCCGCGTTCAAACCCTCCGACGTACTCGACGAGCCCTACGTCAGCGTCTCCGCGGACGTCGTCGTCGCCGAGGACGACGAGACCGCCCGCGAACTCGCCGCGGGCTACGGCCCGTGGGTCCGCAGCATCCGCACGGCGGAGGGCGCCATCCCGTACCCGACGCCGGAGGAAGCGCGCCGGCACGTCTGGACCGACGCGGACCGGGCGCTGGTGGAGGACCGTACCGAAACCCAGTTCACCGGCTCCCCGGGACGCGTCGCCGACCAGCTGGAACAGCTCCAGGAGGCCACCGGCGCCGACGAGTTGCTCATCACCACGATCACCCACGGCCACGCCGACCGGGTGCGCTCCTACGAACTCCTCGCGGAGGAGTGGCGGCGCAGGTGA
- a CDS encoding LLM class flavin-dependent oxidoreductase: protein MPSSAPSAPSLHLAVALDGAGWHPAAWREPAARPRELLTARYWTDLVTEAERGLLDFVTIEDGLGLQSSHFTEPDGRTDQVRGRLDAVLIAARVAPLTSHIGLVPTVVATHTEPFHISKAIATLDYVSEGRAGVRVQVSARRNEAAHFGRRTLPALDAVEDLGRPDVRELTFDLFDEAADYVEAVRRLWDSWEDDAEIRDVATGRFIDRDKLHYIDFEGKHFSVKGPSITPRPPQGLPVISALAHEGPTDAPFRLLGRSADIGYVTPRDTGHARAIVTAVRAEQDAAGRADESLHLFGDLVVFLDDDPAVAVARRERLDALAGHPYTSDARVFTGTPAQLADLLVELGRAGLSGFRLRPAVVGHDLPAITQGLVPELQRRGAFRRAYEADTLRGLLGLTRPASRYAATA from the coding sequence TTGCCCTCTTCCGCTCCCTCCGCTCCTTCGCTGCATCTGGCCGTCGCGCTCGACGGCGCGGGCTGGCACCCCGCCGCCTGGCGCGAACCAGCCGCCCGCCCAAGGGAGTTGCTCACCGCCCGGTACTGGACCGATCTGGTCACCGAGGCCGAACGCGGCCTGCTCGACTTCGTGACGATCGAGGACGGACTCGGCCTCCAGTCCTCGCACTTCACCGAACCCGACGGACGCACGGATCAGGTACGAGGGCGGCTCGACGCCGTTCTCATCGCCGCCCGTGTCGCGCCGCTGACCAGCCACATCGGCCTTGTGCCGACCGTGGTGGCCACGCACACGGAGCCCTTCCACATCTCCAAGGCGATCGCCACGCTCGACTACGTCAGCGAAGGCCGCGCCGGGGTACGGGTGCAGGTGTCCGCACGCCGGAACGAGGCCGCGCACTTCGGGCGCCGCACGCTTCCCGCCCTCGACGCCGTCGAGGACCTCGGCAGGCCGGACGTACGGGAGCTGACCTTCGACCTCTTCGACGAGGCGGCCGACTACGTCGAAGCCGTGCGCCGCCTCTGGGACAGCTGGGAGGACGACGCGGAGATCAGGGACGTGGCCACCGGCCGCTTCATCGACCGCGACAAGCTGCATTACATCGACTTCGAGGGCAAGCACTTCAGTGTCAAGGGCCCCTCGATCACGCCCCGGCCGCCGCAGGGCCTGCCTGTCATCAGCGCCCTCGCCCACGAGGGGCCGACGGATGCCCCGTTCCGGCTCCTCGGCCGCTCAGCCGACATCGGATACGTCACCCCGCGCGACACCGGGCACGCACGCGCCATCGTCACAGCCGTCCGTGCCGAACAGGACGCGGCCGGGCGCGCCGACGAGTCCCTGCATCTCTTCGGCGACCTGGTGGTGTTCCTCGACGACGACCCGGCCGTCGCAGTGGCACGCCGGGAGCGTCTGGACGCCCTCGCCGGTCACCCGTACACCAGTGACGCGCGGGTATTCACCGGAACGCCCGCCCAACTGGCCGACCTGCTCGTGGAGTTGGGCCGGGCCGGGCTGAGCGGATTCCGGCTGCGGCCCGCCGTTGTCGGGCACGACCTCCCGGCGATCACCCAGGGCCTGGTGCCCGAACTCCAGCGCCGCGGCGCCTTCCGGCGCGCGTACGAAGCCGACACCTTGCGCGGCCTCCTGGGCCTGACCCGCCCCGCCAGCCGCTACGCCGCCACCGCCTGA
- a CDS encoding glutathione binding-like protein: protein MPETTSHRSHASHPASLTAPCSPLETAPDGSCPAPIRSRIGADLAGGFYPAPHRYHLYLSAGCPRSLRVSITLDLLGLRESVTTTLLTAHTPAASLDSLHRYYEATEHHFDGPLTVPALCDRWSGHIVSNHTPDILRDLACRLAAHGSGPLLRPSALAAHIDTWHELLASPLTDETLNRLDGRLASHSYLVGDELTSVDVDLWAALVHPTPDAAETGDSHPHVRAYVRRLHAHPAFYANGPRPKAASTSRAARSPLSTPPLR from the coding sequence ATGCCCGAGACCACGTCGCACCGTTCCCACGCTTCCCACCCGGCTTCCCTCACGGCTCCGTGCTCCCCGCTCGAAACCGCCCCGGACGGCAGCTGTCCCGCGCCCATCCGCAGCCGCATCGGCGCCGACCTGGCCGGCGGCTTCTACCCGGCGCCACACCGCTATCACCTGTACCTCTCGGCCGGATGTCCGCGCTCCTTGCGCGTCTCGATCACCCTCGACCTGCTCGGGCTCCGGGAGTCGGTCACCACGACGCTCCTGACAGCACACACCCCTGCGGCGTCACTCGACTCCCTGCACCGCTACTACGAGGCCACCGAGCATCACTTCGACGGCCCCTTGACCGTTCCCGCCCTGTGCGACCGCTGGAGCGGGCACATCGTCAGCAACCACACGCCCGACATCCTGCGCGACCTCGCCTGCCGCCTCGCCGCGCACGGCAGCGGGCCCCTCCTGCGCCCATCGGCCCTGGCGGCGCACATCGACACCTGGCACGAACTCCTCGCGAGCCCCCTCACCGACGAGACGCTGAACCGCCTCGACGGCCGGCTGGCCTCCCATTCCTATCTCGTGGGCGACGAACTCACCTCGGTGGACGTGGACTTGTGGGCCGCTCTCGTCCACCCCACTCCGGACGCGGCCGAGACCGGTGACTCCCATCCCCACGTCCGCGCGTACGTCCGCCGCCTGCACGCCCACCCCGCCTTCTACGCCAACGGCCCTCGTCCCAAGGCCGCGAGCACCTCCCGCGCCGCCCGTTCCCCGCTCTCCACACCACCGTTGAGGTAG
- a CDS encoding putative leader peptide, producing MPAVSAVPSTSSLLPPVSALRVVTIAPSRQVHLYSRPHIDLQRVAGALCRS from the coding sequence ATGCCGGCAGTCTCCGCTGTGCCGTCCACGTCATCCCTGCTGCCGCCCGTGTCCGCACTGCGTGTCGTCACGATCGCCCCGAGCCGCCAGGTGCATCTGTACTCCCGGCCGCACATCGACCTCCAGCGCGTCGCCGGCGCGCTCTGTCGTTCCTGA
- a CDS encoding LLM class flavin-dependent oxidoreductase encodes MSSPAAPVLHWFLPTGGDGRDPGGVTAVQGRTATATRRAADLGYLAQVARAAEQSGFAKLLTPVGLGCVDPWVLTPALAAVTERIGFLVAFRAGLARPTLLAQQADTFRRLFGDRIALNVVTGGDPAEQRAYGDHLPKSERYVRTGELMQVVRELLDGKPVDLEGRHVRVEGARLDSPATASHVPLYFGGASPAAEEVAARHAEVQLLWGEPPAALAERIARVRDKAALLGRTLRFGLRLHVITRDTAAEAWAEADRILAGFDPQAVRASQERFARMDSTGQARMTALHGGSAENLTVAPNLWAGIGLVREGAGTALVGSHDEVAQRLFEYRGLGIDEFVLSGYPHLEEAYRVGEEVAPRLRALTEAAA; translated from the coding sequence ATGTCCTCCCCTGCCGCCCCCGTGCTGCACTGGTTCCTGCCCACCGGCGGCGACGGCCGCGACCCCGGCGGTGTCACCGCCGTCCAGGGCCGCACCGCCACCGCGACCCGACGCGCCGCCGACCTCGGGTATCTCGCCCAAGTCGCCCGCGCCGCCGAGCAGTCGGGCTTCGCCAAGCTGCTGACTCCCGTGGGTCTCGGCTGTGTGGACCCCTGGGTGCTGACCCCGGCCCTCGCCGCGGTCACCGAGCGGATCGGCTTCCTCGTCGCCTTCCGCGCGGGGCTCGCCCGGCCGACGCTGCTCGCCCAGCAGGCCGACACCTTCCGCCGCCTGTTCGGCGACCGCATCGCGCTGAACGTGGTCACCGGCGGGGACCCGGCCGAGCAGCGGGCGTACGGCGACCATCTGCCCAAGAGCGAGCGGTACGTCAGGACCGGCGAACTCATGCAGGTCGTACGCGAGTTGCTCGACGGCAAGCCGGTCGACCTCGAAGGCCGCCATGTGCGGGTGGAGGGCGCCCGACTGGATTCGCCCGCTACGGCTTCGCACGTCCCCCTCTACTTCGGCGGCGCCTCCCCGGCCGCCGAGGAGGTCGCGGCGCGCCATGCCGAGGTGCAGCTCCTGTGGGGCGAACCCCCGGCCGCGCTCGCCGAACGCATCGCCAGGGTGCGCGACAAGGCCGCGCTCCTGGGCCGCACCCTGCGCTTCGGCCTCCGGCTGCACGTCATCACCCGCGACACCGCCGCCGAGGCGTGGGCGGAGGCCGACCGCATCCTCGCCGGGTTCGACCCGCAGGCGGTACGCGCCTCCCAGGAGCGCTTCGCCCGCATGGACTCCACCGGGCAGGCCCGGATGACCGCCCTGCACGGCGGCTCGGCCGAGAACCTGACCGTCGCACCCAACCTGTGGGCGGGCATCGGCCTCGTCCGAGAAGGTGCGGGCACCGCGCTGGTCGGCTCGCACGACGAGGTCGCCCAGCGGCTCTTCGAGTACCGCGGGCTCGGCATCGACGAGTTCGTCCTGTCCGGCTATCCGCACCTCGAAGAGGCCTACCGGGTCGGCGAAGAAGTCGCACCCCGGCTGCGCGCGCTCACGGAGGCGGCGGCGTGA